The region GGGTGCGGCGGCTCCGGCGGAAGGGCGAGGAGGCGCCGTGGGGAGGCGGGAGGGCGCGGGCCGGTGTCCCCGGCGTTGcggggctgccctgcccggATCCCGGTCCCTTTGCCCGGATCCCGATCCCGTTCCCGGTGgcggcgccggccccgcccccgccgcgcgcGCGCGCCCCCATTGTTCCCGCGCCCCAGTGATGTCACCGCGGCGGCGGAGCCCCCCGCgcggccggggcgcggggccggtgCGGGACGGGCGGCAGCCAATGGGAGCGCaggggccgggcggcggcggccaatggcggcggcgggggcgcaCGCGGCGCGGGGCGCGCGGCGGCGCGGGAGGAGAGGACGGGGCGGCTGGCGGGGCGGCGCGCGCTCCGCAAAGTTTGGTGTCGGCGGGTCCGGGCGGGCCGGGGAgcgcggggcagcggcggcgccTTCCGAGCGGgcgcggaggaggaggaggaggaggaggaggagggggatggATCCGCCGGCGGGCGCGCAGGGCCAGCACCAGCACGAGCCCATCAGCTTCGGCATCGACCAGATCCTCAACAGCCCCGAGCAGGAGAGCGCtcccccgccgcctcccccccGGGGCCCCGACGGCGCGACCTTCCTGGGCGGCCCCGGAGGCCGCGGCGGCGCGCCCTACCCGGCCCTGCCGGCTCCTTTCCCGGCCATCGCCGCGCCCTTCGAGGACTCGGGATCTTACAGTGTCAACCTCAGCCTGGCCCCGGCCGGCGTGATCCGGGTGCCGGCGCACAGGCCCATCCCCGGGGCCGTGCCGCCGCCCATCTCCAGCGCCATCCCGGCCATGCCCGCCGtgcccagcctgggcagcctcAACTTCCCCTGGATGGAAAGCAGCAGGCGCTTCGTCAAGGACAGGTTCACAGGTAAGGCGCCGGGGCGGAGCGGGCGAGCCCTCCCCGGCAACGAATGGAAAGGCGAATAAAGATTAGGAAACGAAATAACGAGATTGATAGCGGTAATCGTAAAAGCGAAAGCGGCCCGCTGGATCTTGCCCTCCCCCCGCGCTCGCAGCCAGCGGAAAAATCGCTCTCCTGCCGgcgcggggctggcggcggggcGTCCCGGGGGGCGTCCCGGGGGGTGACCGGGCCCCGCTGGCCTCCGCATCCCTTCGTCCCGACCTGGAAGCGGGACCTCGGGGAGATCCGGTCCCTtcggggggcggcggggcggccgtCGGGCAGAGCCCGGGCCCCGGGGGGGCGGCCGGCACCGTGCGGGCGCGGGGCTGACCCCTGTGCTTCCCAcccgggcagcggcggcggcgctgaCGCCTTTCACGGTGACACGGCGGATCGGGCATCCCTACCAGAACCGGACCCCGCCGAAGCGCAAGAAGCCGCGGACATCCTTCTCCCGGGTGCAGATCTGCGAGCTGGAGAAGCGTTTCCACAGGCAGAAGTACCTGGCCTCGGCCGAGCGCGCTGCCCTCGCCAAGTCCCTCAAGATGACGGACGCCCAGGTGAAGACCTGGTTCCAGAACCGGCGCACCAAGTGGCGGTGAGTCCCGCGCCCCTGGGGCCGCCCCATCCCGCCGTCGCCCCCGGCGGAGCCCCCCGCCAGCCTCCCCGGGAAGCCCCGGCTCCGACCGGGAGCGCGTCCCTCGCCGGCTCCCGGTAGCGAAACGGTTGAAGGgggggtggtgtgtgtgtgtgtgcgtgtgtgggGGGGTTATCATTATCGTCTTCttattgttgttatttatttgcatttttgtaaTAGTGCCCTTTTTTTGGAAAACGGGGGATGATTCGTTAAAACCAGGGCTTATTCGAAAACCGGGAAATTACTAGGAAAACGggcaattattaaaaaaaaaaaaaaaaaaaggggggggggataATTCGATAAAAACGGGGAAATATCGAGAGAACCGGGGAATATTCAGATAAGGGGTATTACTGGGAAACGGGGGGCTCCCGGGTGTTTCCTGCCGCCCCGAATCCCTCCGTTACAGGCCGAGCAGCTGCCGCGGGCCTGGCAGAGTGTCCGGCCCCGGTAGGGAGCGGCGTGCTGCCGGTGCTGCCGGTGCTGCCGGTGCTGCCGGTGCTGCCGGTGCTGCCGGTGTCGCCCGCCGGGGATGCACCGGCTACTCCTGGCCCGGTTGCCACGGCCCTTCCATCTAAGCGTCCGGTGTCCGCGGAGCCCCGGGCGGAGCATCCCGGGGCGTCCCGGGGCGCAGGCTGAGCGTGTCCCTCGCAGGCGGCAGACGGCGGAGGAGCGGGAGGCCGAGCGGCAGCAGGCGAGCCGGctgatgctgcagctgcagcacgACGCCTTCCAGAAGTCGCTGAACGAGTCGATCCAACCCGACCCGCTGTGCCTGCACAACTCGTCGCTCTTCGCCTTGCAGAACCTACAGCCCTGGGAGGAGGAAAGCGCCAAGATCCCCCCGGTCACCTCTCTCGTCTGAGCCCGGTAGCCCGGGCACGCAGCGGACTGGCCCGCGGGGCTCCCCCCCGCCGCAAacggggcgggcgcggggggcggcaggcgggacccccggggctgcggggctcggCCGGCGCGGAGCGGAGCTGCCGGGAGCTGCCGTGGCGATGCCCCGCTCCCTGCCTGTATATTCGTGTCGATGTTCCACTAGGAAGGGAAATATGTCACTTTTTTGTAAGAAGtgttaataatttaatttatttatgcatCGAGATTTTGGGCACTATTAATATGGAATTATATAAATCCTCGATTATTTATATCCAAATCTGAACATAGGTATTTTGTGTTGGCTTTGGAAcaaaaggctatttttttttggttggtttattttaatttttttttcctgttctgaggatagtctaaagaaaaaaagaaatacctaCCTATCACTTAGCGGAGGGGACTAAGTGGAGCCGGTGATGACTCATTAGCTTAGGAAACCCTATTAAGCTGAAAAGCGGTAGCTTCCATCTGTCCCAGGTGAAGTTAATGTCAGCTGTAATTTATTCACCGTAGTAATAAGGGCTCCTTTCAGGCAACACACACTCGGTTTTGTCCTCACCTTTCCAGCCGACGAGCTTTAGCGCACCGAAAACAGCACCCGCACCCTCTCCCTTTCGCCACCGACTCTAGAGAAAGCGCCTTATGTTTCATAATAAAGAAGATTTGGGGTTGACACAGACCATGTATAATACTTTGTACTTGCCGAGACGTGTAAATAAACGTTTTCTTTACAAACGCCTCTCCGCTCCCTGCCTGCCGCCGCGCCGGGGAAGAGCCGAGCCCCGGGACCGGGTCGTTGCGGGCCGGGCAGCAGCCGGAGAACAACGCGGTCCTTCGGAGATAGAGGTGAGGAGCCGGCGGGGGCGAGGGGAaccggggctgggctggggaaggggctccGGGGGTTGGCGGTTCGCGGGGCTCCCGGTCGCTCCCCGTTCCCGTAGTGCCGGGAGAAGCGGCCGGGAATAGCGCCGGGATTGGGATAAGGTGGGAATAGCCGCCGGGACCGGGCCTGGGGACCTTTCCCAACCCAGCCTCAGGGTACCCAGGCACCTCCCGGTTGGTACCCGGTGGGTTTCGTTTCCCGGCTCTGGCCGCCCGTTCCCCGCTGCTCGCCCGCAGCGGAGTTCGTTTCGCCACCCGGGTTGCGGgggcattattttttttaattacgaACACTTTTCGTTCCGTGGGTCCGGGTGCCCGTTCTTCAGCTTGAGGggaagctgcaaaaaaaaaaaaaaaaaaaagaaaaaaaaaaaaaaagtcctgctGCAAAAATGACACTGTTTTTAGAAAGCAGCCACGGGCCGGGCAGGGATCCCCCGGCCACGGCCCCGAGGGGGGTGGGCTCGGTTGCTCCCCCggcgggcagggcagcccagccccgACCGCCCGGACTCAGCAGAGTCCAAAGGTGGTCCTGGGCTCTCGGTATTGCCCTGGCCCGGCCACGGCAACGGGCATTTCAGGCGGGGCGACCGATAACGAAAGTATTTTCCCAGCTAGTCCTTGTCTCGGCAGTACCGGGGCCACGGGCTGAGGCTGTCGCCTGGATTTTGGTTTGTCGGAGGAAGATTGTGGTGGGCTAAAGGCAGGGCCTAATCCTGGCACAGCGTGGGTGGCGGTGCTGGAACCCTGCAGCTGCTCCGCTGGTCCCGTTCAGCAGCTGGGAATGTGCAGCCTTGCGCTGGGAAACATCGACCGAGGGGACGTGtctggcagggaaggggggggggggggggtaaaaACAACGGGGAAATCTATACCTggctgcagggcctggggaaATCCCGCACTCCTGCGGTGCGTGGCCCTGGCCCTGTCGCCAcgcacagccctgcccctgctcgGCAGCCGATAAACCCTTTCCCCGTTTATTTCGTTCCTTTCCCCAGCGCGTTTCGCTGCGGGGGATGCGGGGCAGGGATGCGGCTCCCTGGGCTGGGCGGGagcggggggctggggctgcatcGCGGCCCAAAGCCCGGCCCTGGGTGCTGCCCTGGGTTTGTCACCGCCCGCTCGCTGTTCTCGGCGTTATTCCCGCATAGAGCGCGGAGAAACCCGAAGTAGCTCCTGCAGAACGGCCGGGAGAAAACCCTCTGTTCGCAGAAACGTGGCAGAGCCAAGCTCTGAGCGGTGCGAGGGGCTTGGAATAAACGGGTGCCCATATTCACGCGTGTATTCGATGTTACGTTTTATCTGTACCCCACAAAATCTATGAACCCGCGTTGTTTGCAAGGCAACCTCGCTTTTTAACGGTCCGAGCATCCCAGCCCCATAAACTTCTGTATTCCTGATTTCCCTGCAGTTTCCCCCCCAACTGCTGGATGCCAAGGAGCTGCGTGTTTGCAGGGAGCACAATGATGCTGCGTTTTGCAGCCACCGGCTGCGTGGCAGGAGAGGATCTAACGTCCCCGTTAATAACGGCAGCaccagcggggccgggccgggctctTCCCGCCGCTGCCCgtgggctctgctgcaggcagcggGATCGAGCCTCGGGGTGCAGCAACTTCCCGAAAGGTTTTAGGAGCCGGCAGCTTCCCTTTCAGCCGCCTGAATAGCCACAGAATAGCGGGGCTCACCCCGGGAGCTGCGTGCTCGGGCTGGTGGCTGGTGCCTTTGTTTGTTGTGCAGAAGCTGGGCTCGGGGTTTTGAGCTGTGCTGAGGACGAGGGAGCCAATCCATAAAATTTCCCCCTCCGTGGGTGAAAGCAGTGATC is a window of Apus apus isolate bApuApu2 chromosome 13, bApuApu2.pri.cur, whole genome shotgun sequence DNA encoding:
- the TLX3 gene encoding T-cell leukemia homeobox protein 3; its protein translation is MDPPAGAQGQHQHEPISFGIDQILNSPEQESAPPPPPPRGPDGATFLGGPGGRGGAPYPALPAPFPAIAAPFEDSGSYSVNLSLAPAGVIRVPAHRPIPGAVPPPISSAIPAMPAVPSLGSLNFPWMESSRRFVKDRFTAAAALTPFTVTRRIGHPYQNRTPPKRKKPRTSFSRVQICELEKRFHRQKYLASAERAALAKSLKMTDAQVKTWFQNRRTKWRRQTAEEREAERQQASRLMLQLQHDAFQKSLNESIQPDPLCLHNSSLFALQNLQPWEEESAKIPPVTSLV